In Nomia melanderi isolate GNS246 chromosome 4, iyNomMela1, whole genome shotgun sequence, the following are encoded in one genomic region:
- the LOC116429553 gene encoding lipase 3: MFKMTGLIVVLLCSCIVSTIAEELNTTSSDFDNMIPSSSRSNDNLNTLEMITEEGYPAEAHTVETEDGYLLTMHRIRGNPGSPAIFLQHGVLGSSADWVILGKGKALAYLLADQGYDVWLGNFRGNTYSRAHISLTTLDPKFWDFSWHESGIYDLPAMIKHVAQYKQQNLRAYIGFSMGTTCFYVMATERPEVTKYLQSVYNLAPVVYMKHVESPLKYFAPIATNFKTIFSLLGETEFLPQSKVIKFLAKTMCDVFSWQNKICANMMFIIAGFDADQFDYSLLPTILNHTPAGTSTKTMIHYAQEIKSGYFRQFDYGPLRNVLYYKSTSPPNYDLSKITVPIVMFCGSNDWLSAPEDVARLVHELPQQAMVYKVPYKKFNHIDFLWANNAPQLVYKKILVLLSRGV, from the exons atgttcaaaatgacGGGGTTAATCGTCGTACTTTTATGCTCATGCATCGTTTCTACTATTGCCGAGGAACTTAACACAACATCGTCTGATTTTGATAATATGATTCCATCAAGTTCTAGATCGAATGATAATCTTAACACG TTGGAAATGATAACGGAGGAAGGATATCCAGCTGAAGCTCATACTGTGGAAACGGAAGACGGCTACCTCTTAACAATGCATCGAATCCGTGGGAATCCCGGATCACCTGCGATTTTCTTGCAACATGGTGTACTTGGTAGTTCCGCTGATTGGGTTATTCTTGGAAAAGGAAAAGCTCTcg ctTATCTATTAGCTGACCAAGGTTACGATGTCTGGCTTGGTAATTTCCGTGGAAATACTTATTCAAGGGCGCATATTAGTTTGACTACTCTCGACCCTAAGTTTTGGGACTTCAG CTGGCATGAATCAGGCATTTACGATTTACCAGCGATGATCAAACATGTAGCACAATACAAACAACAGAATCTGAGAGCGTACATCGGTTTCTCTATGGGGACAACATGTTTCTATGTGATGGCTACCGAGCGGCCGGAAGTGACAAAGTATCTGCAGTCCGTGTATAATTTGGCCCCAGTGGTCTACATGAAGCATGTGGAAAGCCCTTTGAAATACTTTGCACCAATAGCAACAAATTTTAAG ACGATTTTCTCTCTGCTCGGAGAAACCGAATTCCTGCCACAGAGTAAAGTTATTAAATTTCTGGCAAAAACTATGTGCGACGTTTTTTCTTGGCAAAACAAGATTTGCGCCAACATGATGTTCATTATTGCTGGATTCGACGCGGACCAATttgattat tcGTTGTTGCCCACGATTTTGAACCATACGCCAGCGGGTACCTCAACTAAGACTATGATCCATTACGCCCAAGAAATTAAATCCGGATACTTCAGGCAATTTGATTATGGCCCATTACGAAATGTACTTTATTATAAAAGCACTTCACCACCTAATTATGACTTGTCGAAGATTACGGTACCAATTGTAATGTTCTGTGGTAGTAATGATTGGTTGTCTGCTCCTGAG GATGTAGCGCGTTTAGTGCATGAGTTACCGCAACAGGCAATGGTCTACAAAGTGCCATATAAGAAGTTCAACCACATAGATTTTTTGTGGGCCAATAATGCTCCACAattagtttataaaaaaatacttgTTCTGTTGAGCCGTGGTGTATGA